Proteins encoded in a region of the Schaalia hyovaginalis genome:
- the nhaA gene encoding Na+/H+ antiporter NhaA, with product MSPANDHGKPVHASSPAPRKRGAAASSIGRARDHLLAFLADETRAGLLVIAIAMIALLVSNSPLAHAYETLSHAHFGPSAIGLDLSVHEWAADGLLTIFFFVVGLELKTEFVTGALRDMKEAALPMIAAAFGMVGPALVYTAIQAAFGSSAWSGWAVPTATDIAFAVAILSIFGKGLPPAARTFLLTLAVVDDLLAIIVIAVFFSSGLNFLALGASLLVIAVFALATRRSVRSPWLLIPLGVAAWALMANSGVHATIAGVALGLVVPAKRTRAGQMTHDFAHAVGPWSAGLALPVFAFFAAGVPVLGAEGGVLGALSDPVTFGIAIALPLGKLAGIWGSVAILTRLTKLRLGHGVDLPDVAAMALLAGIGFTVAMLIGGLAFTDEVAVFHARFGVILGTFASAILAALALKARLRVKARGDAASHPKRILRRSRRRGAARG from the coding sequence ATGAGCCCCGCGAACGACCACGGGAAGCCCGTGCACGCCTCATCACCCGCCCCGCGGAAGAGGGGGGCTGCGGCATCCTCGATCGGAAGGGCTCGGGATCATCTTCTCGCCTTCCTCGCCGATGAGACGCGGGCGGGACTCCTCGTCATCGCGATCGCGATGATCGCCCTCCTGGTCTCGAATTCGCCCCTGGCTCACGCCTACGAGACCCTCTCTCACGCCCATTTCGGGCCTTCCGCGATCGGCCTGGACCTGTCGGTGCACGAGTGGGCCGCCGACGGGCTGCTCACGATCTTCTTCTTCGTCGTCGGTCTGGAACTGAAGACGGAGTTCGTGACGGGAGCCCTGCGGGACATGAAGGAAGCCGCGCTGCCGATGATCGCCGCGGCCTTCGGCATGGTCGGGCCTGCGCTCGTCTACACGGCCATTCAGGCCGCCTTCGGCTCCTCGGCGTGGAGCGGCTGGGCCGTTCCGACGGCCACCGACATCGCTTTCGCGGTCGCGATCCTGTCGATCTTCGGCAAAGGGCTGCCGCCGGCGGCCCGCACCTTCTTGTTGACGCTCGCGGTGGTCGATGACCTGTTGGCGATCATCGTCATCGCCGTGTTCTTCTCGTCCGGCTTGAACTTCCTCGCCCTCGGCGCGTCCCTCCTGGTCATCGCCGTTTTCGCCCTCGCGACCCGACGGAGCGTGCGCAGCCCCTGGCTGCTCATCCCGCTCGGCGTCGCGGCGTGGGCGCTCATGGCGAACTCGGGGGTGCACGCGACGATCGCGGGCGTCGCCCTGGGCCTGGTGGTCCCGGCCAAGCGCACGCGCGCAGGGCAGATGACCCACGACTTCGCCCATGCGGTGGGGCCCTGGTCGGCGGGCCTCGCCCTGCCGGTCTTCGCTTTCTTCGCCGCCGGCGTTCCGGTGCTGGGGGCCGAGGGCGGTGTTCTCGGAGCCCTGTCGGATCCGGTGACCTTCGGCATCGCGATCGCACTGCCCCTGGGCAAACTGGCGGGCATCTGGGGCTCGGTCGCGATCCTCACGCGCTTGACGAAGCTGCGACTCGGTCACGGAGTGGATCTGCCGGACGTTGCGGCGATGGCACTGCTCGCGGGCATCGGTTTCACCGTGGCGATGCTCATCGGCGGCTTGGCCTTCACCGACGAGGTCGCGGTCTTCCACGCCCGTTTCGGCGTCATCCTGGGGACCTTCGCCTCGGCGATCCTGGCGGCCCTCGCACTGAAGGCCCGCCTGCGGGTCAAGGCGCGCGGCGATGCGGCTTCGCACCCGAAGAGGATCCTGCGGCGCAGCAGGCGCCGGGGCGCGGCGCGCGGCTGA
- a CDS encoding DUF501 domain-containing protein, with protein MSTAPVDPATEEDLEVLREQLGRVPRGVVGIAARCVCGRPTVVMTAPRLEDGSPFPTTFYLTCPPIVKACSTLEAEHVMEEYNALLAEDEGVRARYAQAHHDYIARRDLLGEVEEIAGVSAGGMPERVKCLHALVGHALAAGPGVNPIADRALEVMEERGMWSRARCSC; from the coding sequence GTGAGCACCGCTCCCGTCGATCCGGCAACGGAAGAGGACCTCGAGGTCCTGCGCGAACAGCTCGGCCGAGTGCCGAGGGGCGTCGTGGGGATCGCCGCGCGCTGCGTCTGCGGTCGTCCGACCGTCGTGATGACGGCTCCGCGCCTGGAGGACGGCAGCCCCTTCCCGACGACCTTCTACCTGACCTGCCCCCCGATCGTGAAGGCGTGTTCGACGCTGGAGGCCGAGCACGTCATGGAGGAGTACAACGCCCTGCTCGCCGAGGACGAGGGGGTGCGGGCGCGGTATGCGCAGGCGCATCACGACTACATCGCGCGCCGGGATCTCCTCGGCGAGGTCGAAGAGATCGCGGGGGTGTCCGCGGGCGGAATGCCTGAGCGCGTGAAGTGCCTGCACGCCCTCGTCGGTCACGCGCTTGCGGCGGGCCCCGGAGTGAATCCCATCGCGGATCGGGCCCTGGAAGTGATGGAGGAACGCGGAATGTGGAGCAGGGCGCGCTGTTCGTGCTGA
- a CDS encoding exopolyphosphatase — protein sequence MTRVAGIDCGTNSIRLLVADAHRREDGSLGLTDLTRQMRIVRLGQGVDRSGRLDPAAIDRTIDAVVEYERMIHRLGATAVRFVATSATRDAKNRQEFVDAVRAVLGIEPEVVEGTEEAALSFSGAVSALGAGEPVPMLVVDIGGGSTELVLGDSKVRQAISVDMGAVRVTEKFFARCPPEQGIPAEEEERAAAWIDEQLDNAERVVDLDRVATLVGVAGTVTTLTAQALGLSTYQPEKIHGARLDLAQIDEAVRFMIDQPVAVKAALGFMPDGRQDVIAAGALIWSRIVHRVVERAATRGTRITSACTSEHDILDGIAMSIAADRV from the coding sequence GTGACTCGTGTAGCTGGCATCGATTGCGGAACGAACTCCATCCGACTCCTCGTCGCGGACGCGCATAGGCGGGAGGACGGGTCCCTCGGGCTCACGGACCTCACCCGCCAGATGCGCATCGTCCGCCTCGGGCAGGGGGTCGATCGGAGCGGGCGCCTCGACCCGGCCGCGATCGATCGGACGATCGATGCCGTCGTCGAGTACGAGCGCATGATCCATCGTCTGGGCGCCACCGCGGTGCGTTTCGTGGCGACCTCGGCGACGAGGGACGCTAAGAACCGCCAGGAGTTCGTCGATGCCGTTCGCGCCGTGCTCGGCATCGAGCCCGAGGTCGTCGAGGGCACCGAGGAGGCCGCGCTGTCCTTCTCCGGCGCCGTGTCGGCGCTGGGGGCGGGCGAGCCCGTCCCGATGCTCGTCGTGGACATCGGCGGCGGTTCGACGGAGCTGGTCCTCGGCGACTCGAAGGTGCGTCAGGCGATCTCGGTCGACATGGGGGCCGTGCGCGTGACCGAGAAATTCTTCGCCCGGTGCCCCCCCGAGCAGGGGATCCCCGCCGAAGAGGAGGAGCGAGCCGCCGCCTGGATCGATGAGCAGCTCGACAACGCCGAAAGGGTGGTCGATCTGGACCGTGTGGCGACCCTCGTCGGCGTCGCCGGTACGGTGACGACCCTGACGGCGCAGGCCCTCGGATTGTCGACGTACCAGCCCGAGAAGATCCACGGGGCGCGTCTCGACCTGGCCCAGATCGACGAGGCCGTGCGCTTCATGATCGATCAGCCGGTCGCGGTGAAGGCCGCCCTCGGATTCATGCCCGACGGCCGTCAAGACGTCATCGCCGCCGGGGCCCTGATCTGGTCGAGGATCGTGCACCGCGTGGTCGAGCGCGCCGCGACGCGCGGCACGCGGATCACGAGCGCCTGCACCTCGGAGCACGACATCCTCGACGGCATCGCCATGTCGATCGCCGCCGATCGCGTCTGA
- the msrA gene encoding peptide-methionine (S)-S-oxide reductase MsrA, whose amino-acid sequence MDSRIFGLGGSASFLPAPPALTAPIDHEPGEGEEVLYLAAGCFWGVDKAFWNAPGVVATATGYMGGHLDNPSYEQVCTSTTGHAETVRVVYSTAQTSAAQLIARFFEIHDPTQVDRQGNDLGPQYRGAIWTSTPEQLDVALRAREAYQGALDAKGFGAIATQVAPADEAGPFWYAEEYHQKYLHKNPNGYECHARTGVPCPIV is encoded by the coding sequence ATGGATTCACGCATCTTCGGACTCGGCGGCTCCGCCTCCTTCCTGCCCGCTCCCCCGGCGCTCACGGCCCCGATCGACCATGAACCCGGCGAGGGCGAAGAGGTCCTGTACCTCGCCGCGGGCTGCTTCTGGGGAGTCGATAAGGCCTTCTGGAATGCTCCCGGCGTCGTCGCAACCGCGACCGGCTACATGGGGGGTCACCTCGACAACCCGAGCTACGAGCAGGTCTGCACCTCCACGACCGGCCACGCCGAAACGGTCCGGGTCGTCTATTCGACCGCGCAGACCTCCGCCGCGCAGCTCATCGCGCGCTTCTTCGAGATCCACGACCCGACTCAGGTCGATCGTCAGGGCAACGACCTCGGCCCCCAGTACCGCGGCGCGATCTGGACTTCGACGCCCGAGCAGCTCGACGTGGCCCTTCGCGCCCGCGAGGCCTACCAGGGCGCCCTCGACGCGAAGGGCTTCGGCGCGATCGCGACGCAGGTCGCTCCCGCTGATGAGGCGGGCCCCTTCTGGTACGCCGAGGAGTACCACCAGAAGTACCTCCACAAGAACCCCAACGGCTACGAGTGCCACGCCAGGACCGGAGTGCCCTGCCCGATCGTCTGA
- a CDS encoding FKBP-type peptidyl-prolyl cis-trans isomerase gives MENITVTGEFGDKPALAFENTPSDELLIEILKEGDGQVVEPGDTIHCHYLGQVFGGGVFDNSYDRRQALSFQIGVGMVIRGWDDGLVGQRVGSRVLLSIPPEYGYGARGVPQAGIGGGDTLVFVTDILGVA, from the coding sequence ATGGAGAACATCACGGTCACAGGAGAATTCGGCGATAAGCCGGCTCTCGCATTTGAGAACACGCCCTCCGACGAGCTCCTCATCGAGATCCTCAAGGAGGGCGACGGCCAGGTCGTCGAGCCGGGCGACACCATTCACTGCCACTACCTCGGTCAGGTCTTCGGCGGAGGGGTCTTCGACAACTCCTACGACCGCCGCCAGGCGCTGTCCTTCCAGATCGGTGTCGGCATGGTGATCCGGGGGTGGGATGACGGTCTGGTCGGACAGCGCGTCGGTTCGCGCGTCCTCCTGTCGATCCCGCCGGAGTACGGGTACGGCGCCCGCGGCGTCCCCCAGGCGGGGATCGGCGGCGGCGACACCCTGGTCTTCGTCACCGACATCCTCGGCGTCGCCTGA
- a CDS encoding AI-2E family transporter, with amino-acid sequence MSDDNTRMKWRFAEIFERLAMQVGERPAESAEDPMEFRPGDPLDQDRDAAGAVPWSLRVAAALSWRAIVVAAAAAGVIWGAMRLSVIVMPVAIALLLAVLLEPLVGWLSSRWRFPRTLSAALGLLIMIAVVVVALSQAGNEIFQQLPRLFTKASAGVDELMKWIEKGPLKLDMTVVNQGLSTVQAEITQWAQANSSVLATSALSVTSSVVSILSSTLIMLFCLFFFLKEGRTIWLWVVRLFPAPARRPLHESAIRGWVTLGSYVRTQIQVAAIDAAGIGLGAFFLGLPMVVPISVVVFFASFVPIVGALVSGAIAVLVALVDQGVTAGVIMLVVILAVQQLESNILQPFLMSHAVSLHPMAVLLVVAAAGSVAGIPGAVFGVPIAAFLNATFLYLHGYDPMPELAKDRQRPGGPPEMLDDLVKASYAGKALPGSPDGGAAEGAGSPAKGESASASSSSDSPRAEDGAGAVGEDGDKER; translated from the coding sequence ATGAGTGACGACAACACCCGCATGAAGTGGCGCTTCGCGGAGATCTTCGAGCGCCTTGCGATGCAAGTGGGCGAGAGGCCCGCTGAGTCCGCGGAGGATCCGATGGAGTTCCGGCCGGGCGATCCTCTGGACCAGGACCGGGACGCCGCAGGCGCGGTGCCGTGGTCGCTGCGCGTGGCGGCGGCGCTCTCGTGGCGCGCGATCGTCGTCGCGGCGGCGGCGGCCGGCGTGATCTGGGGGGCGATGCGCCTGTCGGTCATCGTCATGCCGGTGGCGATCGCGCTCCTCCTCGCTGTGCTGCTCGAGCCCCTGGTCGGATGGCTGTCGAGCCGCTGGCGCTTCCCGCGGACACTGTCGGCCGCTCTCGGCCTGCTCATCATGATCGCGGTCGTCGTCGTCGCCCTGTCGCAGGCGGGCAATGAGATCTTCCAGCAGCTCCCCCGACTGTTCACGAAGGCGAGCGCCGGTGTGGACGAGCTGATGAAGTGGATCGAGAAGGGGCCGCTCAAGCTCGACATGACGGTGGTCAATCAGGGCCTGTCGACTGTTCAGGCGGAGATCACGCAGTGGGCCCAGGCGAACTCCTCGGTGCTGGCGACTTCGGCCCTCTCAGTGACCTCTTCGGTCGTGTCGATCCTGTCGTCCACCTTGATCATGCTCTTCTGCCTCTTCTTCTTCCTCAAGGAGGGCAGGACGATCTGGCTGTGGGTGGTTCGTCTCTTCCCCGCGCCTGCGCGCAGGCCCCTGCACGAATCGGCGATCCGCGGCTGGGTGACCCTGGGCTCGTACGTGCGCACGCAGATCCAGGTCGCGGCGATCGACGCTGCCGGTATCGGTTTGGGCGCGTTCTTCCTGGGACTGCCGATGGTCGTGCCGATCAGCGTCGTCGTGTTCTTCGCGTCCTTCGTTCCGATCGTGGGCGCCCTGGTGTCCGGCGCGATCGCCGTGCTGGTCGCCCTCGTCGATCAGGGCGTCACCGCGGGCGTCATCATGCTGGTCGTGATCCTCGCCGTTCAGCAGCTCGAGTCGAACATCCTGCAGCCGTTCCTCATGTCCCATGCGGTGTCGCTGCATCCGATGGCGGTGCTCCTGGTCGTCGCCGCCGCGGGTTCGGTTGCGGGCATTCCGGGTGCGGTCTTCGGCGTGCCGATCGCTGCCTTCTTGAACGCGACCTTCCTCTACCTGCACGGATATGATCCGATGCCCGAACTGGCGAAGGATCGCCAGCGGCCCGGGGGCCCGCCCGAGATGCTGGATGACCTCGTGAAGGCGTCGTACGCGGGCAAGGCCCTCCCGGGTTCGCCTGACGGCGGTGCCGCTGAGGGGGCGGGCAGCCCGGCGAAGGGCGAGTCGGCGTCCGCATCGTCTTCTTCTGATTCGCCGCGTGCCGAGGACGGTGCCGGGGCGGTCGGCGAGGACGGGGACAAGGAGCGGTAG
- the greA gene encoding transcription elongation factor GreA, whose protein sequence is MADTQWLTQAQYDLLKSELAERIEVKRAEIAKLIDAARQEGDLRENGGYHAARNEQSMNETRIQALQALLENAQVGETPEDDGIVEPGMVVTALVAGREQTFLLGSRDAGGDLGVQVFSSTAPLGAAVLGHKTGDTITYEAPNGREIKVEILEAKPFVG, encoded by the coding sequence ATGGCCGACACCCAGTGGCTCACTCAGGCTCAGTACGACCTGCTCAAGAGCGAACTCGCCGAGCGCATCGAAGTGAAGCGCGCCGAGATCGCCAAGCTCATCGATGCTGCGCGCCAGGAAGGCGACCTCCGCGAGAACGGCGGCTATCACGCCGCGCGCAACGAGCAGTCGATGAACGAGACCCGCATCCAGGCCCTCCAGGCCCTGCTCGAGAACGCCCAGGTGGGCGAGACCCCCGAAGACGACGGGATCGTCGAACCCGGCATGGTCGTGACCGCGCTCGTCGCCGGGCGCGAGCAGACCTTCCTCCTGGGCTCGCGCGACGCGGGCGGAGACCTCGGGGTCCAGGTCTTCTCCTCGACGGCCCCCCTCGGCGCGGCGGTCCTCGGGCACAAGACCGGTGACACGATCACCTACGAAGCCCCCAACGGCCGCGAGATCAAGGTCGAGATCCTCGAGGCCAAGCCCTTCGTCGGCTGA
- a CDS encoding Bax inhibitor-1/YccA family membrane protein has product MSNPVFSKLEKEWATQRFTPNGYPTMPGYTPGGHSASAPASTYPDQAGSSSAPAQTWNAPGSYPGATGGYQGQSTADDAFPHMEQTFASPAADAVDRGRMTYDDVIVKSGISLAVLLVGALVSWTAVVTAPGVGFMLVLAGVIGGFVLAMVNSFSKTIRPALVLAYAAFEGLALGGLSAVFENTYPGIVIQALLATAAVFTVTLALFASGKVRNSSKLMKFTLIGLVGILVYRILSMILTFTGVISSGFDSMTIMGVPLGLAVGLLAVLIGAFSLIQDFDQVKVGVQRGVPAKYAWVCTFGILVTVVWMYLEILRLLAILRDN; this is encoded by the coding sequence GTGTCCAACCCCGTCTTCAGCAAGCTTGAAAAAGAATGGGCGACGCAGCGTTTCACGCCCAACGGATACCCGACCATGCCCGGCTACACGCCGGGAGGGCATTCCGCGTCCGCCCCCGCTTCGACGTATCCGGATCAGGCCGGATCATCCTCGGCGCCCGCACAGACTTGGAACGCCCCGGGCTCTTACCCGGGTGCGACGGGTGGCTACCAGGGCCAGTCGACGGCCGACGACGCCTTCCCCCACATGGAGCAGACCTTCGCCTCCCCGGCGGCCGACGCCGTCGATCGCGGTCGGATGACCTATGACGACGTCATCGTGAAGTCCGGGATCTCGCTCGCCGTCCTCCTGGTCGGCGCGCTGGTCTCCTGGACGGCCGTCGTCACCGCCCCCGGCGTCGGCTTCATGCTCGTCCTGGCCGGGGTCATCGGCGGATTCGTCCTCGCGATGGTGAATTCCTTCTCGAAGACGATCCGCCCTGCCCTCGTCCTCGCCTACGCGGCATTCGAAGGCCTCGCACTGGGCGGTTTGAGCGCCGTCTTCGAGAACACCTATCCGGGCATCGTCATCCAGGCGCTCCTGGCGACCGCGGCCGTGTTCACCGTGACCCTCGCGCTGTTCGCGTCCGGGAAGGTCCGCAATTCCTCGAAGCTCATGAAGTTCACGCTCATCGGCCTCGTCGGCATCCTCGTGTACAGGATCCTCTCGATGATCCTCACCTTCACGGGCGTGATCTCCTCCGGCTTCGATTCGATGACGATCATGGGCGTCCCGCTGGGACTGGCCGTCGGCCTGCTCGCCGTCCTCATCGGGGCCTTCAGCCTCATTCAGGACTTCGACCAGGTGAAGGTCGGCGTGCAGCGGGGCGTTCCCGCGAAGTACGCGTGGGTGTGCACCTTCGGGATCCTCGTGACCGTCGTGTGGATGTACCTCGAGATCCTGCGACTCCTCGCCATCCTCCGCGACAACTGA